The following proteins are encoded in a genomic region of Brachypodium distachyon strain Bd21 chromosome 1, Brachypodium_distachyon_v3.0, whole genome shotgun sequence:
- the LOC100824266 gene encoding protein EARLY RESPONSIVE TO DEHYDRATION 15 gives MSSAAMAQAGLNPDAPMFIPAAFRRVEDYSPQWWELVNSTAWFRNHALQNPQEHRVEAKVEEDEHDDIAALLPDDLLHDAADLFLYSPPPLPPQPQHQPDLLHRYGPAAGFGGHGMDAVALRAQLSVVNSPRDTQPSWHAQKPAQQQLVGGGNRQWR, from the exons ATGAGcagcgcggccatggcgcaggCGGGGCTGAACCCGGACGCGCCGATGTTCATCCCGGCGGCCTTCAGGCGGGTGGAGGACTACTCGCCGCAGTGGTGGGAACTCGTCAACTCCACCGCATGGTTCCGCAACCACGCCTTGCAGAACCCCCAGGAACACCGGGTGGAAGCCAAGGTAGAAGAAGACGAGCACGACGAcatcgccgcgctcctccccGACGACCTGCTCCACGACGCCGCCGACCTCTTCCTCTACTCCCCGCCGCCACtaccgccgcagccgcagcaccAGCCCGATCTGCTCCACCGCTACGGACCAGCCGCCG GGTTCGGCGGCCACGGCATGGACGCGGTGGCGCTCCGGGCGCAGCTGAGCGTGGTCAACTCGCCCAGGGACACGCAGCCCAGCTGGCACGCCCAGAAgccggcgcagcagcagctcgtcggcggcggcaaccgccaGTGGCGCTAA